acattttaatatcCCAGTGATCAAACTGACATGTTAGTTCCAAACCAGAGAATTTTAGGTTTAGGGACCATAAACCTGTGATTTCTTCATGTAAAGGTTAAACACCAAATTTCTTTTTTCGATGTTTATTActgttaatttaataatataagTGTTGCTAATAAACTGTGAACAGAGTAAgacccgtgtgtgtgtttacctagCTGTTCACAGACGAggtcctgtgtgtctgtgtcatctTTCCTGCCCAGGATGGCCCCTACTGACCCCTGGAGGCAGAAGGGAACTGTTAGAACAGAGCTCATTAAACCAGCACCAACACTGAAGCCAAACACAGAACAAGAATGACCGATGTCATTATAGAGTCAAATTTCTCCCTAGTTGTTTTAACGTGGGGCAAACTCAACTGATGGGTTTGTGTTACACCCCAAGGCTCGGGAGTAGATTCTAGGGCAAGTGAAGTAAACCTACTTGCATCTGCTTATTCCTGAGTCTTGGCATCTAACATTTACCCCAAAACCACCTCAGCCACGTTAAGGTCCTTTACCTTGACGGTCTTTGGGATCTGGTCGACGTACTGCGGTTTGACGATGGCCCGCAGGTCGTCCTCCAGGATTTTGGTGAAATAATTCTGCAGCTCTGACCCTCTGAAGTAGGTCAGGATCTCCTGCCAGTCTGGAGGATTCTgggacagaaacacacacatataatagGAACGTATATACACAAAGCTATTTTAACATCCTAATGTTGTGAAAATGTGTCACTGCTGTCTAACAGTAAAGACATTATAAAGATAAGACCCTGCCACACTAATCCTGATTCATCTCCTGCAGAAAAGTGAAATGAGCAACGTTGATGGTCAAAATGTCGTCAGGGCTTCGAGCTAAATTCCATTTTAATACAGACGCTGAGTTTTTGTCAAACAAAGCACATGATAATTAAAAACTCCACTGTCAGCGCTGAGCAGCTACACCCACATCTTATCTCTTCAGCACAGCCCGGCTTTGAGAAGCACTCACACTCAACAAATCAGCTTTTCAGCAACATTTCTCCACATtttcaaactgcagcagcttttctgtCTTGTGGGGAGACAACAGCAGGTCTGGACACTCACGTCGTACTTGCCCAGGTTGGGTTTCAGTTTTCCAGCCAGGATCTTCAGAGCTGTGGACTTGCCAATACCGTTGGTCCCCACCAGCCCCAGCACCTCACCAGGCCTGGGGATAGGCagcctgtgcacacacacacacacacacgcacgcacacgcgcgcgcacacacacacacacacacacacacacacacacacacagtgttataGATAATCAATAAGCTTATGAAGTACCAGTTTCTACAGGACTCAGGTTTCATACAAACACTCTTCTTTTCTCATTGTGGTTGGCAGAAAGTTGGCAGAGTTTCTAACAGTAACGCTGAGACGCATCACTACAGGCAGACTGACGGACTACAGGCAGtgttactgcagctgccttcaacattttcacacacctGATATTTTCCTTCGGGGATCAATGACGTTTATCAATCACTAAACAGGACGTGCTGTCAAAGATCAGAGTATGTTAACTCCTGACCTCCAGATAAAACAGTGCGGAGGAGTTTAGGAAGCGTACCGGTGCAGTTTAAAGGAGTTGGCacagtatctgtgtgtggtttCCTTCTCCAAGTTGCTGGGCAGGTTAACAATGGACAACGCTCCGAACGGACATTTCTGCAACAACAAACACCATCAGAACAACcggacaacaacaacaacgatcTCTTAAAGAGGTGACTGATCCTACAGTTACTGTGGGAGACTAATGTTCCTGCACCGGAGAGTAAACTGGGagtattaaacaaaaaatgcaaaatgaggAGGTGCAACAGCAGCAAAGATTTAGATTTgcctaataaataataacaatacacACCAACATCACCAGCTTAGTGTTTTCAGACTAATTCAGTTGATATTAAACTGAAAAAGCAGGAGCCCTTACCTTGATGCAGATGCCACAGCCTATACACAGAGACTCCGAGATCCACACGATCTTACTCTGCGGAGTCACCTCGATACACAGcttccctgcacacacacacacacacacatcagcatttttgtgtttttagtgttgAAGCTCATGAAGCTCATGTTACTTTTGAACTTATGTTTGTCATATGTGTGGACACGAACTCTTAAACGACCACTCACCCATGCGGACCACCGGGCAGCTCTTCTTGCACTCCTGACGGCATTTCTTAGGTTTGCACTTGTCGTGGTTGACGATGGCGATCCTGGTGTTTTTATCCGCCATGGTGAAGGGCTGGAATGACGGACACTAGCACCTCTGGAGCTGAGAGTCACAAACAAGGAGAAAATAGTTATGTGGTTGGTGAACGACAGAAAATCTGGGTCACACAACAAAGTcatcaggtttgtttgtttgcaaacaTGTTTGCATAGGTAGATGTGATATTTAAGCACCAAAGCCAACAGACTGGAGACAGTGGTCGGGCTGTGCTGAAGCTGCCCATTCAATTGTGAACAAAAAGGCACAGCCCGAACATGTAACAATGGGCTGAGCCCCAAACCAGCCTGGTCCTCACTGCAACCAAAGTTCAAGCTTTCTGGCTTTAACGTAGACCCTGGTTTAGTGGTTACATGTCAAGCCTCGTTGAAACAGATGCAACCAAACTAATCAGGCCTTTACAGTATTTCACACCAGACTCCATTTAACAATCTGGCCTTTTTCTGCCCAGTACTACATCAAGGCCTTTAACTCTTAGCTGATAATGTTTCCGTCCTGATCAATGCGACACACATTCACCACATAAAGGCACAGCATATGtgataaaaagcaaaatgatgCACTGAACTAAGCTGCTACACCCAGTAATACTCTCCCACAGAGCTGCCAGAAACGTGACGGGCGGTGGCGAAAATCATCAAATCTGGATTTGTCCCCAAACAACATGTGACTCGTTTACAGGCGGAATTCATCAGCTAACTCTACATGCTGACACCACAGCCCGAGTCTGGATTAAATACATAGAAACCCTTGTCACGGACAATGAAAACTTTATATTAGAAAAATGTCGAAAAAGATTTGGATTAAATCCTTGAGCTTCAGaggaaacagtttgtttttggaCGCCGTgtagcagaaacagcagctgtgtcacAAACCGCACCGTCAAACTACCGAGCAGCCCAACAGCGTGTCCTCAGGTGGTTAATCTGCCTCTTTAAACGAGACAGAAGCTAAAACCAGTCACTTAGCGAAACATCTGGGCtgctagcagctagctaacTGTTAGCGTCGCGTTAGACGGAGGCCCTCTAGCAGCTGCTGGGCGTTTCTATGGCGACACGAAGCTAAAGGGGGTCACGGTCTGGAGCGATAGCTCGAAAACTCACCCCTCTCCGGCTCCTGCTCCTCGGTCTCGGCGCAAATGGACGATAAACCACgtttacaaacagaaaatctagAGTCTTTCCGAGCAACGTGTTCGCCCCCTGGACACCGGCTGCCAAGATGGCGGGAGAGACGAAAACGACATGCGCAGTGACGCCCGTGACGTCATCGGGAAGCGACCCGGACTCGCCAGCGTCGATCGGAGCAAAAAGTGAATAAAACTCAACATTTGCGTCAAATCCGCTGATGCATCGGCTCAACATCTGGAACAGCCGCAGAACCAGGTCTTGTAAGTTTAACACACATCTGCAGCTCGATCAGGCTCCACATCGTTAAAATCTGTTAACTtggattaaaaacaaacaaacacattattatttatttgaccCACTTAAATAATCCGTGTGTTTTATAATCATTGCCTTCAAACCGCTCGAGTTGATGCTGTTAATCAGAACTGTGGCGTTTAATATTCCTTCATATTCAATAACACGGTGCTGGTTTATTGTATCTGTCATCCGGTTCTGATCATCTTACTCACATCGTGTCTTTAATCTGATCTGctaatatacatttaaattttcatGCTTTAAAATGGACACATGTGAAGGAGGTTGGTGTCAATTCCAGGAACAGTGACTTAGACCCACACTAGATCCACATTAGACCTATGTTAGGTCCACCTTAGATCCACATTAGACCCATCCAGCATCGCCTGAAACCGTTTCTTCCTTCTCTGGCTTCAGAGGATGGCCACCCCGAGCAAGACACCCCCCGGTGCTGACCCGAAGCAGTTGGAGCGGACTGGGACGGTCCGGGAGATTGGCTCCCAGGCGGTGTGGTCCCTCTCGTCCTGTAAACCCGGTCAGCTCCAGACTAAAAATGCATTGTGCTGGGTGTACGCAGAGTCGTGAGAGTGTGGTCCAGTGTTCATTTAACTCTCTGTCCAACCATGTCCAGGTTTCGGAGTGGATCAGCTGAGGGACGACAACCTGGAGACCTACTGGCAGTCAGACGGATCCCAGCCTCACTTGGTCAACATACAGTTCAGGTGATGGgaaggtatttttttttaatcagtgctCAGATTTTAAACATCCAGAAGACTGTGgtctgatgtttgtttgttcaggagGAGGACGACGGTGAAGATGCTGTGTATCTATGCTGATTACAAATCTGATGAGAGCTACACCCCCAGCAAGATCTCAGTCAGGGTGGGCAACAACTTCCACAACTTGCAGGAAATCAGGGTAACAGCTCTTTGCTGGTGGatgagtgtctgtctgtgtgattCTGCTGATTGAAGTGACTcagtttctcctcctctctgcagcaGTTAGAGATGGTGGAGCCCAGCGGTTGGATTCACATCTCTCTGATGAATCAGGTTTGTGAGGACGTtgacatttctctgtgtgtgttggagcaGTTGTGGATAAGAGCATCATCATATcgtaaacgtgtgtgtgttccagAGGACAAATGAGCCGATCAGCACCTTCATGATCCAGATCGCGGTGCTGGCCAATCACCAGAACGGCAGGGACACTCACATGAGGCAGATCAAAGTCTACACACCTGTGGACGAGAGCTCTATCGGCAAGTTCCCACGATGCACCACGGTGGACTTCATGATGTACCGCACCATCAGGTGATGTGGACTGACCTGTGAGCACCTGAGCCTCCGTGCCTCCTGGAAACTCGCACAAATAATCCAGAAAGTGGAAAATAACACACCTGGAGCCGCTAATAAGCTTCTGCAAAAATCAGCTTTGGTTGGTTCTGATGTGACACAGATCGATTGGTTCTATACCGATAACAAAACTGATCGGTCTTGTTTTAATTATCATTTTGGTTTTctcatttggctgttttaaagtATGATGCTGATGGTGCCAGTGTTTAATATATTGAACTGTAACAAGCCTCTTTAGACGATTGATGACAGTAAAGCACATTATGTTTAACTGCTGTAGGTGAGTTTGATGAAAACTCCTTCACCTCCAGTCAGTCTGGTGTAAAACTTGGACTTTGCCAAACTGAGTCATTCAGAAGCCAAAACATCGATTTTTCATCAAGTTCAGAAACTCTTGTGCCTACAGACGCCTCCTGCTGTGGATTGGTTTCTTAGCGttgaattaaatatgttttaaaaccACATAGCTGCCAGAATGTGATTGTGtatgaaacaaaaaagattGACGGTGTTGCAGGAAAGCACAGACAGTTATCTGCTGAGCCACCAGGGGgcgcagacagacagacaggtaactGGATGGATGAAAAGACAAATGTACTGATAGagaatattttcattctttataCCATAATGCTGCTTTATAATGTTTCTCAATTCCAATAAAGTCCCTTTGAATAAATGGAGGAAGTGAGAAGTGTTGCTTTCTTTAGAATTACATTGATCTTTGAGTGTCTCACATTGTGAACAGATTAAATCTGGATTAGCTGAACGTTTAGTTCGCCCACAAATTAATCTAAAATTCTAATTAATCAGTTTAGCTTCTGTTTCTCGTTAgctgatttttcatttcagatcAGATTTGGGCTCAATAGAAGGTCCAGGTTCACATTTTAACCTGAACCTTCAGCTAAAATGTCCAttacatgctcacacacacacacacacacacacacaggcagacatgtagaaatacagaaatacaaactgtctgtttgttcttcctctgcagcagtAATGAATCCCAGCCTGCTCTTTTGATGTGGTGTTTTACTGTCTGCCACTCAGGCCGAGTGCTTTTTCATGACTTTATTTGGCATTTTAATcatccgcacacacacacgcacgcacacacacacacacgttttgcTGCTTATTTGCCATATGTGTAACTATAGTTTTCTAGTCCTCACAGAGGGTGATTGATTACGTATGTTCGGCCTgcagcactgtgtgtttgtgttgtcagcAAACAGAGAAGCTGTTTCATCTCCTTCCCCGGTTTAAGCCAtgaaaacgcacacacacacagacacagtggacaaaataacatgAACATCAGCACAATATGTCGCAAGGCGTTCCTGTTATTCTGTTCACTCCCTGTACGTCTAAAGCGAGAGGCCTGTGTGCTCTTAGTGAGATGAAACCAGCCTGATGCTGTTTTGCTGCTCAGAGCAATTACATTAatagctcacacacacacacacacgcacacacacacacacacacagttcagacTCTGCTGCAGTCTAACCTCTGACTGGACACCATCACtctttaaaactatttttaatgaAGAATTTACCAAAACCTTCCAGAAATATCCACTTTCCAGTGTCCTGAGGTCCAAATGTTCTCACTCTTcaatcactttaaaaaaatatcaccactacgccacaaaaacatcaacacataCGACACTGTTGTCTGTGGCCGCAGGTCGAGTCTGTAACATGAGGTTTGAAAACATTGAGGATATTTTTTCAGGGACAGTATAAAAAGATTTTACTACGAGATGTcccacctgtgtgtttttactgaaatgATCCAGCCGACTCTGTGGAGACTTACTATTGTGCTGTCAACAAACTGCAAAGCCTCATGGGTAATAATAGATGAGGTGTTTATCAGctgctggcacacacacacacaggtatcgTCAGGAGAATAAAGGTGTGTTGGGTGAAGCTGTCACCTACAATACACAACACAGGTTTCTGTGCAGAGTGAGgggtttctttccttttgttgatttgttcctttctttcttttctttcctttgtctttgtttttgtctcctctcctcttttccccttttcctgTCCCCACCATTTGttcctttcctctcctgtgCTGTTTCCTCTGTGTCCTTCTTTGGTTTGTGTTAATTCAGCCAGAATCTCAGCAGCTTCTTgttttgttcactgtttgtTCAGATCTTGCAGCTGTCCTTGGTGCAGGctgccacacaaacaaactacccacactttcacatttttcacCTTTTACTGCCTTGACCCCATAAACGCAAGAAAAGCCGTAAAATCACTTTCATGTGGCTGCAGCAATCAGGAAGAAAACGATCCAGATGTGCTCCATGCTAAGAAGAAGCAGCTGTATCTGAACTCTTCTTTACGTTATTCATTTTATCAATGAAACTCAGAGAGACATTAAAGCGCCTCCCGCACGTTTCCGTTTTCTTCTCGCTCACGATGCTAAAGCCAGATTTGTTTTCGGTGTCATCTGCCCCGTTCTCCCTCCAGCTCCCACGTCCTCCGCTGCGAGGCAGAACGTGTGTGGGAAGTTGGAGTTTTGTCTCAATCTGGTTTTAAAAAGCTTCATTTTAATGCTCTAAGTTTTGGCTGCCATTGAATGAAGTGTTCACTCCACTAGTGAGTCAGTCCACAAACCCTGCAGCAtcagcaaagaagaaaatgagacGATGCTGAAAgatcaaatcaatcaaaatgTTTAAGTGCAATGAAACACGTCATGCACAAAGTCCTGCTCTTCCTGTTACCGACACATTTTGGAGGTTTTCGTTAAAAGCCGTCATCGCCACTGACATTCGGTCGTGCTGCCTCCAACATCGTTACCATGACAACCGGTATCTGGGCCCATCAGGGCGGATGCGCACAGGTTGTGTGTGAGACCGcagtttatttttcctttttaacttGTATTTTCTGAGGAAGCTTCACTCTGATTTACATTTGCACCGATGCACCAGTTCTGCCGTTTGCATGTGAAGATTTAATTTTTCGGCTGTTGATTTCCTACGAGGTTTGCTGCAAGGAACTGTGGGACTATACTGGAGGAAAAACAGGGTTTTactgacaaacatttaaaaccagTGAATTTACAGAaggaaaaattattttacacGTCGACTTTGATGCTTGTCATGTTCATCTGAGCTGCAGGACACAGAAAACATCCccaaggtcacacacacatatgtatcaATAATTATTCAACAGGAACTGCACTAATTGGACACAGTATCTCTTCTTCATACTGTATAATCAGCAGCAAATTACTTCCTTAATTCCTTACCATCAAACAAAGCACTTCCCACTTTTCTTCAATTAATCTTCAATAATTGGCGTCATAACTCAAGAGTAAACAGCTTATTTTATTCTAACACGGTCACATTAGCATTGAGATCTAACCTCTCAGAGCTCCTAGCACGGCTGAAGCTACGTTAGAAAGACGGGAAAAACTTTAATAAAACGCTTCAAGTTCAGTTTTCAGATTAcataatttgtaatttaataATCTGTGTGTGGGAGAAATGGGCGACTCAACACTCAGCGCTTTAtaaaactcatctttattaatCCATATTCATCCTGTTTTCATTCCATAGTGACAATATTTTCTGGTTCATTCTTATAAAAAGCTGAATATGTACATTCTCTCTGTATTTACACTATTTTACATGATTACATCGTCTGCCAGAGCCTCGCGCCTGCAAAGGTCAAGTTTCCCGCCTAAAATACCACCTGTTGCCGGGGGAAATATCATCCAGGTGTCTGCTTATTGGCTGGAGGTGTTGCCTGGCAACAACAGCTTATCATTTTAATATCTGGTAACAGGAGtagttttaaattatttatcccttttacatttcagaagctaaaaaaaatgtggaggattatttggatttttacaaccaaagaaaataaaatttgaaatgactgaaatagTCATCCTTTGTGCTAAGCAGAGCTGAAAAAAAGCAATTGgacaatttacaaaaaaaatatgttaaattcCA
The window above is part of the Mastacembelus armatus chromosome 18, fMasArm1.2, whole genome shotgun sequence genome. Proteins encoded here:
- the anapc10 gene encoding anaphase-promoting complex subunit 10 isoform X2: MATPSKTPPGADPKQLERTGTVREIGSQAVWSLSSCKPGFGVDQLRDDNLETYWQSDGSQPHLVNIQFRRRTTVKMLCIYADYKSDESYTPSKISVRVGNNFHNLQEIRLEMVEPSGWIHISLMNQRTNEPISTFMIQIAVLANHQNGRDTHMRQIKVYTPVDESSIGKFPRCTTVDFMMYRTIR
- the anapc10 gene encoding anaphase-promoting complex subunit 10 isoform X1, with product MATPSKTPPGADPKQLERTGTVREIGSQAVWSLSSCKPGFGVDQLRDDNLETYWQSDGSQPHLVNIQFRRRTTVKMLCIYADYKSDESYTPSKISVRVGNNFHNLQEIRQLEMVEPSGWIHISLMNQRTNEPISTFMIQIAVLANHQNGRDTHMRQIKVYTPVDESSIGKFPRCTTVDFMMYRTIR